CGCGACCGGCGACCCGTACGCCGCGACCCTGCGGACCAGCTCGGCGGCGCCGGGCACCGGCACGATGTCGGGCAGTCCGGGACGATCGTGGAAGGAGAAGACCTCCTCGATCAGGTCGTCGATCCGCTTGCCGGGGAAGAGGTGGGCCCTTTCCGTCAGGACGTCGCGCCCGCGCCGTCCCATGAACCCGCGCAGCACGACCTCGTCGTGGACCACCCCGTGGCTGTCGAGCAGCATCGACCACATGGCCATGCTCCGCCGCTCGGTGTTGATCAGCGTCCCGTCGAGATCGAAGAGCGCCGCCTTCACGGGCGGTCTCGCCGTCGTCCCCACCTGTCGTCCCCATCTCTCGGCTCCGTGGCCGATGCCTCACGGTCGGTACTTCACGGTCGGTAGTTCACGGCCGATGCTTCACGGCCGGTAGTTCATGGTCGGTGCTTCACCGCCGGTCCCGCGAATCCTCAGGCCGGATCGCTCCACTCGAAAAGCTCGTCACCGGCGTCGACGGCCCCGGTGGCGAGGCCGGTGACGGCGTCCGCGGCGGCGTCCAGCGCCACGACCGGGCAGATCGGGCAGCGTCCGCCCGCCTCGATCCCGGCCGGGTCCCACGCCACCACCGGCTGCCCCGCGCTCACCCGGTCGCCCTCGGCGGCCAGCGGCTCGAACCCCTCGCCCCTGAGCTCGACCGTGTCGATGCCCAGGTGGACGAGGACCCCCCGGCCGTCGTCGCCGACGACCACGAACGCGTGCGGGTGCAGCTTGACGATGGTGCCCGCGATGGGGGAGAGCACCCGGCCGGGCGTCCTGTCCGGCTCGATCGCCATGCCGGGCCCGACCAGCCCCTCGGAAAAAACCGGGTCGGGCACCGAGCCGAGCCGCACGGCCACCCCCGCGACCGGTGCCAGAACTGTGGTCACCGTCCCCCCCTCGGCATGCCGCCGCCCGCGAGGACGGCCCGCCCGCCCGTGCCGTCCGGGCGGCCCCGCCCGTGAGAGCGCCCTCGTCGGCCCCCGCCGGCTCCTGTCAGCCCTGATCAACCCATGTCCGCCGTTGTTCAGCCCATGATGTCCTCGATGTCGCTGGCGATCGTGTCGGCCTCGGGACCCACCACCACCTGGACGACGTTGCCCGCCGCCATCACACCGTGCGCGCCGGCCGCCCGGAGGGCCGCCTGGTCGACCTTGGAGGCGTCGCGCACCTCGGTACGCAGCCGGGTGATGCACGGTTCGATCTCGATGATGTTGTCCGCACCACCGAGTCCAGCGATGATCGCGTCGGCATCGGCCGCCATGTCGCCCTCCAGATGTGATCACCCTGTCCCCAAGGCTATGACCAGGCTAAAGGACATACGGCGATCAGTCGGTCTGAGTCACCTTGTTGAGACCGCGGGGGGCGTCGGGGTCGATCCCCAGCCTGCGCGCGAGTGCCTCGGTGAGCAGCTGACCGGGGACGATGAGGCCCAGCGGGGCGACCCACTCGGGAAGGTCGGGACCGTTCAGCGCCGCGGTGGAGACCGAGGAGAGCGCGGTACCGCCGCCGACCGTGTAGGCCGAGGCGCCCGCGCCGGTCACCCTCTCGGCGAGCGCCACGGTGCCGGCCAGGGTCGGGCCCTCACCCGCCGCGACCAGGATGGCCGGGGTGTCCTCGTCGACCACGGCGATCGGACCGTGCAGCAGGTCGGCGTACGACAGGCCCATGGCGTGCAGGTAGCACGCCTCCTTGAGCTTGAGCGCCAGCTCCAGCGCGGTGGAGAAGGCCAGTCCCCGGCCGGAGACCACGACGCCCGGCTTGTCGGCCAGGCCCTCGACGATCGCCTCCAGGTCACCCGGGTCGCCGACCAGCTTCTCAACCGCGTCCGGTACCCGCTGCAGGTCGGCGGCGTCGACGTCCGCGCCGAGACCGAGGGCGAGCACGGCGAGCGCGGCGAGCTGGGTGGTGTAGGTCTTGGTGGCCGGGACCGCCTTCTCCTCGCCCGCGACCGTGCACAGGGCGAGGTCCGCGACCTGGGCCAGGGGACTCTGCTCGCCACCGTTGGTGATGGCCACGGTCCTGGCGCCACAGTCCTTCGCCCAGGCGAGGGTCTCGACGATCTCCTCGGTCCTGCCCGACTGGGAGAGGGCGACGGCCAGCACGCCGTCGAGGTCCAGCCTGCGCCGGTAGGTCGTGGCGATCGAGGGAGCGGCGAGGGTGGAGAGCCTGCCCGTGTGCGCCTCGGCGAGATAGCGGCCGTAGACTGCGGCGTTGTCGGAGGTGCCGCGGGCGATGAACAGCAGCTGGCGGGTCTGCCCCGCGAGCCGCTCCACCTCCCCGACCCTGGGGAGGAGGGCGTCGAGCGTGGCTCGCAGCGCGGCGGGCTGCTCGGCGATCTCGCTGCGCATCTTGGTCGTCATCTCGCGCTCATCCTTCGGTTCGGACGGACGAGATCGGGCCGTTATCGATCCGTCTCCGGTCCGTACGTTGACACCCTTTTCCGGCCTGTGGTCTAGTCCGGACTAGACCAGTACGAACCATAACTCATGAGACATCTCAGATCGAGGGGGGAGGATCCTGTGGCCCAGATCGATCCGGACAGCCCGGTGCCCAAGTACTTCCAGCTCCGGGAAATCCTGCTCGATCTCATCGAGAACAACGAGCTCGCGATCGGCACGGCGATCCCGTCCGAACGCGAGCTCTGCCAGCGCTTCGGGCTCTCCCGCATGACCGTACGGCAGGCCGTGGACCACCTGGTCTCCGAGGGCCGGCTCCAGCGGGTGGCGGGCAAGGGCACCTTCGTGGCCCGCCCCAAGATCGAGATGTCCCTGCGGCTGACCTCCTTCAGCGACGAGATGCGCGCCAGGGGCATGGAGCCCGGCTCCCGCGACCTGGACCGGCGGGTGGTCAGGGCCAGCGCGCACCTGGCCAGGGAGCTCGGCATCCAGCCGGGTGACGAGGTTCACTTCATCGAGCGGCTGCGGACCGCGGCCGACGAGCCCATGTGCATCGAGCGGGCCCACATCCCCGTCTCCCTCGCGCCCGACCTCGACACCCACGACCTGACGGGCCGCTCCCTCTACGCCCTCCTGGAGACCCGCTACGGCCTGGTGCTCGACGCCGGGGAGCTCACCATCGACGGCGGCATCGCCGACCCCGGTGACGCCGACCTGCTGAAGCTACCGCGCGGCGGGGCCGTGCTGCTGCTCCAGCGGCGCTCCTTCGCGGGAGGCGTCTGCGCCGAACTCGGGGTGTCCACCTATCGCGCCGACCGCTACCAGCTCCGTACGATCCTGGAGATACCGACCCGCCGCGCCTGACCCGGCTCCCCGACCACGTCCCACCCGCCGTACCCGTTCCGACCACGACCCGGCCCCGCCGACACCGCGCCCGTTCCATCCACACCCCAGCCACACCCCGGCCCCGCCGACACCGCGCCCGTTCCATCCACACCCCGCCAGACCCCGGCCACACCCCGGCCCCGCACCGCCGCCGTCACAGCCCGCCCAGTCCCGCGCGAGCGCCCCTTCGCCGCCCTCCTCCCTTCCAGCCTCTGGAGGAAAGCCCGATGAGCCCTTCCTCGGCGGACGCGGGCCTGCCCGCCGCCCACCCGTCCGGGTCCGCCGCGATGAGCGTGCTCCAGCGCCTGGGACGTTCCCTGATGCTGCCGATCGCGGTCCTGCCGGCCGCGGGCCTGCTGTTCAGGCTCGGGCAGGACGACCTCCTCGGCCGGACCGACAGCGCCCTGCTCGACGACGTGGCCCGCGTCGTCGGCACCGCGGGCGGTGCCCTGTTCGACAACCTGCCCATCCTGTTCGCGATCGGCGTCGCCATCGGGTTCGCCCGCAGGGCCGACGGCTCCACCGCCCTGGCGGCACTCGTCGGCTACCTGGTCTTCCACGCCGTCAGCATGAACATGTTCTTCATCCTCTTCGACGCCGACCTGAGGGAGTCCATCACCACGGAGGTGTTCGACAGGGCCAACCCCGGCGTCCCCGACGCGGTCCTGAACCTCGGCGCGCAGAACCCGACCCGGGTGCTCGGCGGCATCGTCATGGGCCTGGTCTCGGCGTTGCTCTGGCAGCGCTACTACCGCACCAAGCTGCCGACCTGGCTGGCCTTCTTCGGCGGGCGCCGCCTGGTGCCGATCCTCACAGCCTTCGCCGGGCTCGTGATCGGCGTGCTCTTCGGCTTCGTCTGGCCGGTGCTGGGCGGCTGGGTCCGCGCCTCGGGGACCTGGCTCGCCTCCAACAGCGAGCTCGGCGCCGGGATCTACGGCATGATCAACCGTGCCCTGCTCCCGCTCGGGATGCACCACATCGTCAACAACGTGATCTGGACCCAGGTCCCCGAGTGCGTGGTCGACGGCAAGAAGCTCGCCGGGGACCTGATCTGCTTCAACAACGGCGCCGTCGGCTACGGCGGCTTCGAGGCCGGTTTCTACCCGGTCCTCATGTTCGGCCTGCCCGCCGCCGCGATCGCCATCTGGCGGGCCGCGCCGCCACACCGCCGCACCGCGGTCGGCTCGATCATGATCTCCGCGGCGCTCACCGCGTTCCTCACCGGGATCACCGAGCCGATCGAGTTCGCCTTCATCTTCGTGGCGCCGGTCCTGTTCGTGATCCACATCGTGCTGACCGGCGTCTCCATGGCCCTCGCCTCCGCCCTGGGCGTCAAGCTCGCCTTCAGCTTCTCCTCCGGGCTGATCGACCTCGGCCTGTACGGGACCGCGCCCAACGCCCGGGGAATACCGATCATCATCGTGATGGGGCTGCTCTATGCGGTGATCTACTACACCGTGTTCAGTTTCCTGATCAGGAAGCTGAACATCATGACCCCCGGCCGCGAGCCCGAGCCCGACGTCGACTCCGGGGAGTCCTCCACCCCGGCGCGGGACAGGGCGGACACCGGCCCGCCCGACCCCTGAGGGGCGCTGAGGGGCGCTGAGGGGCACCGAGCGGTTTCGGCCGTCCATCGGAGATCACGGCTCTGGCCACAACCCGTTCCGGCCGCTCCAACCTGAGGTGACCTTCTCCGCCCAACGGGGCGAAGCGACCGGGATTTCCGGGAAGTTGGCGGGCGGCGTATCTGGGCAGCGGGCCGGAAACTCCCTGATGTGTCAGTTTCTCCGCCCCAGCCGAGCACAATCGGAGTCCCCATGTCGCCCCCACGACGTCCGGCATCGCTCCCCAGGATCGCCCCCTCCCCCGCCGCCGAGCCGCCCTACGACGACGACCGTCCCGCCGGGGACACCCCGGCCATCCCGCCGTACGTGCAGGGCACCCTCGCCCTCGCCCTCGATCCCGGGCGGCCCGGCCCCTCGGCCGGGAGACCACTGGTCTGGGGCCCGCCCGGCGCGGTCCCCGACGAGCGGCGGCTGCGGGCCCTCGCGCAGGCCGTCGCCGAGATCCTGTCCGGCAGGCGCCCGCCGGCGAGCGTCTCCTGCCACCTGACCGGCCGGGCCCAGGCCGAGCTGATGAGGAGCGGGAAGATCATCAACAGCGCGCGCCCGCCCCGGGCGGGCAGGGCCCACATCTCCCAGCCGGAGGACGGGGTGGTGGAGATGTGCGCCGTGGTCGACTGCGGCGACCGCTCACGCGTCCTGGCGCTGAGGCTGGAACGCAGGGGCGTGCGCTGGCTGTGCACCGAGTTCGAGACGACCCCCTGACCCGCGTCCCGTAGCGGGAAGGGCTCGTCGCACACCGACGCTCCCCGAGCCCGCACCCTCGTCCCGGGAGCCCGGGGCACCCTCCGCCCCCGTGAAGCCGTGACACGCCGGCCGGCCGCGCTCCTCACGGGAGGCGGCGAGACCCGGACACGCCGGAGGGCCCGTACCGTGCACGGTACGGGCCCTCCGGTGACGGTCAGGCCTCGACGTGCCTGGGGTCGCCGTGGCAGCGCTTGTACTTCTTGCCGGAACCGCAGGGGCACGGGGCGTTGCGCTCGACGTTGCCGTACGCGTCACGCTCGGCCTTGGTGCTGATCCGGGTGTGCTCCACCTCGCCGCTCTCGCCCGGAGCCGTGTACTCCAGCTCGGTGGGACGCTGCGGGCCGCGCAGGCCGCGGGCGATGATCGAGCGGGTCTCCGCGATCGCGGCGTCCTCGGAGTGGTCGTGCTCCTCGACGATCGGGTTGCTCTGGACCTCGACCTCAAGGTTGAACAGGTAGCCGACCGACTCCTCCTTGATGCCCTCGAGCATCTGGGAGAACATCTCGAAGCCCTCGCGCTGGTACTCGATCAGCGGGTCGCGCTGGGCCATCGCCCGCAGGCCGATGCCCTCCTGGAGATAGTCCATCTCGTAGAGGTGCTCGCGCCACTTGCGGTCGAGGACCGACAGGATGACGCGGCGCTCCAGCACCCGCATGCCCTCCGGGTCCATGGCCTGGGCGTTGATCTCCTCTTCGCGACGGTCGTAGGCGGCCGCCGCGTCGGCCTTGATCCGCTCGTCGAGGAACTTGGCGGTCAGGTCCTCGCGGCTCCCGGCCTCCTCGATGAGCTGGTCGGCGGTGATGCTGATGGGGTACAGCTGGCCGAGGGCCTTCCACAGCTTGTCGAGGTCCCACTCCTCGGCGAAGCCCTCGGCGGTGGCGCCCGCGATGTACTCGTCGATCACGTCGTTGACGAAGCCGCGGATCTGCTCGTGCAGGTCCGCGCCCTCCAGCACCCGGTGGCGCTCGGCGTAGATCACCTTGCGCTGCCGGTTCATGACCTCGTCGTACTTCAGAACGTTCTTGCGGATCTCGAAGTTCTGCTGCTCGACCTGGTGCTGGGCGGAGGCGATCGCCTTGGAGACGATGCCCGACTCGATCGGGACGTCGTCGGGGATGTTGAGGCGCGTCATGATCATCTCGACCCTGGCCGAGTTGAACAGGCGCATGAGGTCGTCTTCGAGCGAGAGGTAGAAGCGCGACTCGCCCGGGTCGCCCTGACGGCCGGAACGGCCGCGGAGCTGGTTGTCGATGCGCCGCGACTCGTGCCGCTCGGTGCCCAGAACGTAGAGGCCGCCGAGCTCGGTGACCTCGTCGTGCTCGGCCTGCACGGCCGCCCTGGCCTTCTCCAGCGCCTCGCCCCAGGCCTTGTCGTACTCCTCCGGGGT
This region of Streptosporangium sp. NBC_01495 genomic DNA includes:
- a CDS encoding PTS sugar transporter subunit IIA, whose product is MTTVLAPVAGVAVRLGSVPDPVFSEGLVGPGMAIEPDRTPGRVLSPIAGTIVKLHPHAFVVVGDDGRGVLVHLGIDTVELRGEGFEPLAAEGDRVSAGQPVVAWDPAGIEAGGRCPICPVVALDAAADAVTGLATGAVDAGDELFEWSDPA
- a CDS encoding PTS glucose/sucrose transporter subunit IIB — its product is MAADADAIIAGLGGADNIIEIEPCITRLRTEVRDASKVDQAALRAAGAHGVMAAGNVVQVVVGPEADTIASDIEDIMG
- a CDS encoding SIS domain-containing protein; this encodes MTTKMRSEIAEQPAALRATLDALLPRVGEVERLAGQTRQLLFIARGTSDNAAVYGRYLAEAHTGRLSTLAAPSIATTYRRRLDLDGVLAVALSQSGRTEEIVETLAWAKDCGARTVAITNGGEQSPLAQVADLALCTVAGEEKAVPATKTYTTQLAALAVLALGLGADVDAADLQRVPDAVEKLVGDPGDLEAIVEGLADKPGVVVSGRGLAFSTALELALKLKEACYLHAMGLSYADLLHGPIAVVDEDTPAILVAAGEGPTLAGTVALAERVTGAGASAYTVGGGTALSSVSTAALNGPDLPEWVAPLGLIVPGQLLTEALARRLGIDPDAPRGLNKVTQTD
- a CDS encoding GntR family transcriptional regulator, which produces MAQIDPDSPVPKYFQLREILLDLIENNELAIGTAIPSERELCQRFGLSRMTVRQAVDHLVSEGRLQRVAGKGTFVARPKIEMSLRLTSFSDEMRARGMEPGSRDLDRRVVRASAHLARELGIQPGDEVHFIERLRTAADEPMCIERAHIPVSLAPDLDTHDLTGRSLYALLETRYGLVLDAGELTIDGGIADPGDADLLKLPRGGAVLLLQRRSFAGGVCAELGVSTYRADRYQLRTILEIPTRRA
- a CDS encoding PTS transporter subunit EIIC, with amino-acid sequence MSPSSADAGLPAAHPSGSAAMSVLQRLGRSLMLPIAVLPAAGLLFRLGQDDLLGRTDSALLDDVARVVGTAGGALFDNLPILFAIGVAIGFARRADGSTALAALVGYLVFHAVSMNMFFILFDADLRESITTEVFDRANPGVPDAVLNLGAQNPTRVLGGIVMGLVSALLWQRYYRTKLPTWLAFFGGRRLVPILTAFAGLVIGVLFGFVWPVLGGWVRASGTWLASNSELGAGIYGMINRALLPLGMHHIVNNVIWTQVPECVVDGKKLAGDLICFNNGAVGYGGFEAGFYPVLMFGLPAAAIAIWRAAPPHRRTAVGSIMISAALTAFLTGITEPIEFAFIFVAPVLFVIHIVLTGVSMALASALGVKLAFSFSSGLIDLGLYGTAPNARGIPIIIVMGLLYAVIYYTVFSFLIRKLNIMTPGREPEPDVDSGESSTPARDRADTGPPDP
- a CDS encoding Rv3235 family protein; amino-acid sequence: MSPPRRPASLPRIAPSPAAEPPYDDDRPAGDTPAIPPYVQGTLALALDPGRPGPSAGRPLVWGPPGAVPDERRLRALAQAVAEILSGRRPPASVSCHLTGRAQAELMRSGKIINSARPPRAGRAHISQPEDGVVEMCAVVDCGDRSRVLALRLERRGVRWLCTEFETTP